Genomic DNA from Channa argus isolate prfri chromosome 2, Channa argus male v1.0, whole genome shotgun sequence:
GTAGATTTACTGCAGTTTTATACAAGACATGTAATATTTGACTGTATTAACAAATATGCATATATTTAGTAATAACACTGCCACTTTTAGAATTACTAAGGTCATGGCCATGGAAAACCTTCCTGCTGTGCAACTACATGACATGAAATTCTAGGGACAAAAGAGTGATGTATGTGCTGCTGGTTGCTTCTACATGAGTTTTTCTAAGGTAAAGCCTAAAGTGTAAATTTCATTGGAATTCTGTGTAAATAATGTTACTGAAACAAGACAATCATCTAGTCATGTTAGCATCTTAACATTCTCACAATGAGAACATAACAGTACAGTTGGGTCTGATGGAGATGTTATTAGTTTCGAAGGAATTTGGTCATAAACTAAACTGTTccaaaagaaatttaaaaatgtaattaatttaactTGATGGTGATACTAGAAGAAAAGTCAGAGTCTCTCCAAAGTCATTAGGATTCATTCTCTGGGAACAATGAATGTTCGTACCAAATTTTAAGCCAGTTTTTCCAATTATTATTCAGCTAACTCAGTCTTGACCAAACTAACAGATTCTTAGAGCCCACTGAATGACTATGAGCAATGCAAATCAGTCAGATTTCTTTCACATCGCtattttgtctctgtccttGTTTCAGGAACCTACCAAGGCCAGTGGCTGGCGGGGATGCGTCATGGCTATGGCGTACGACAAAGTGTTCCATACGGCATGGCGGCCATCATCCTTTTCCCTCTGCGAACATCCATAAATTCCCTCCGCTCTGAGCACAGCCACGGCCCTCCGGCTGTCCTGGAGGATGGCACCGCTACTACACCCACAGATGGAGTGGTGGCTGGTTTGGCTGGAAGCCCTGTGGGCCGCGGTGGGTTTGCTCTCACAGCTCCAAGTGAAGCTGAGCgtcagaggaagaggaagggtCGCTTCCGTCAGTCCATCCTGAGCGGACTGAAGCTTCGACGTTCTGAGTCAAAAAGTTCTCTGGCAAGTCAGCTTAGCAAGCAGAGCTCCTTCTGCAGTGAGGCTGGCATGAGCACTGTGAGTTCTGCTGCATCTGACATCCACTCTAACGCCAGTGAAAGTGAACAGGGTGCCCCCGTGGATGCCACTGTCACTGAAATGTATGCAGGTGAGTGGCGGACTGACCAGAGGGCTGGCTGGGGTGTGAGTCGGCGCTCAGACGGTCTGCATTATGCAGGTGAATGGGCAGGGAACAAGAGGCATGGATATGGATGCACCACCTTCCCTGATGGAACCAAGGAGGAGGGAAAGTACAAGCAGAATGTCCTGGTGAGTGGAAAACGTAAGAACCTGATTCCACTGAGGGCCAGCAAAATCAGAGAGAAGGTGGACCGAGCAGTGGAGGCTGCTGAGAAGGCCGCAGACATTGCCAAGCAGAAAGCAGAAATAGCCATGTCAAGGTAGGACATAATTTCAAAGGttcataaacaatattttagcttttcaaCCTGTTGAACAGTACAATGGTGAATTAATCCTTCCTACAATGTCTCTGCTTGTGATTTTCTCTGATGTGTGATTTTAAAGTAGGGCACAATTTAGGATAAAACGGTgccaaaagcaataaaaaaaaataaatatatatatatatataaagccTATTAAATATCGGTGTTTCTATCTGACCTGTTCAGGATGAGCCATGCTCGTGGGAAGGCGGAAGCAGCTGAAGGAGTGGCACAGAAGGCCATGGAGGAGTGTCGACTGGCCCGCATAGCTGCCAAAGAgctctctccttcttttcaCATCTATGGGAATGGTGAGAGGACAATAGATGCTGTGTAACAAATTTTAATTCCAGTAAACTTGTGTAAACAGAGCCTCATACCCAGATTGATTCATTGGCAATAGGTGTCAACTATATTCCAGTGACTTGTGTGATATTAATATTATTCTGTGATCTGCAAGGCCATGACTGATGATATTCCTTCTGGGAAAATTTCTACGactacaaagaaataaaaaattagtaAAACACCTACAGACACAATACAGTAACATACTTTACTCTGGATACTTTTATTTGACCTGGAGTTTGAACTGATTGTCTGTGATttgcagacaaaacaaaagtaatcTGAATAAATACTTGTGTGTTTGGggcatttttcatatttgtaaCAATCAAAACAATCCATGGATTAATTgtgcaaatataaataattacatttacctGCCGCTTTTTATAGTTAATTTTTTGGCACATCTATGGATAAATCCATATCTGTGTTGTGTATGTGGATTTACAGTGTATGATTGAAGTGTTTTAAACACCAACTGGCTTTTGGgaatttaaatcaaaacaagTATACTTTTTAAACAACAGTGATTGCCTGCACAAAATTCTTCCTGTATGGAGTTTTTCACTCCTTGTGCTACTCTGCATGCTAATAACAGTGACACACTGAAAGTCTGATGGACTTGCTGTGGTTCAGTGCCAAATCACTTCATTGGTGTTATACACCAACTGTTTTGTAGGGCTCGAATGTCAGAGGCCCAAGCACCAAGATGCCAAGGACAAAGACCATGAGGTCATctccacagaaacagacagTCCGGAGCTGTGCACTCCGGACACCACGCCGCCTGTAATAACACCTGATCTCAGTCCTGTGCTGAGTGTACCCGCCTCACCCCCCCACACCCCACCCAAGCACGGTCATCGTCCACGAAATGCTTGCTTCATGCGCCAGAGTGCCGTGGATGATCAGGGTGGGGCTGAGATCCAGGTGCTGGTGGAGGGGCGTGGGGTGGATCTGCCGAGGGGAGGGGCTAATAAATGGACTGATGACATGTACCCAGATCGAGGAGGCAGCAGCCGCTCTACCACGCCTTCCCTgctggaggagcaggagggCCAAATCAATGGCCACGAGCAAGCCC
This window encodes:
- the jph3a gene encoding junctophilin-3, with translation MSTGGRFDFDDGGSYCGGWEQGKAHGRGVCTGPQGQGEYAGAWSHGFEVLGVYTWPSGNSYKGTWAQGKRHGIGVESKGRWEYRGEWTQGFKGRYGQLESTASGARYEGTWSNGLQDGYGTETYSDGGTYQGQWLAGMRHGYGVRQSVPYGMAAIILFPLRTSINSLRSEHSHGPPAVLEDGTATTPTDGVVAGLAGSPVGRGGFALTAPSEAERQRKRKGRFRQSILSGLKLRRSESKSSLASQLSKQSSFCSEAGMSTVSSAASDIHSNASESEQGAPVDATVTEMYAGEWRTDQRAGWGVSRRSDGLHYAGEWAGNKRHGYGCTTFPDGTKEEGKYKQNVLVSGKRKNLIPLRASKIREKVDRAVEAAEKAADIAKQKAEIAMSRMSHARGKAEAAEGVAQKAMEECRLARIAAKELSPSFHIYGNGLECQRPKHQDAKDKDHEVISTETDSPELCTPDTTPPVITPDLSPVLSVPASPPHTPPKHGHRPRNACFMRQSAVDDQGGAEIQVLVEGRGVDLPRGGANKWTDDMYPDRGGSSRSTTPSLLEEQEGQINGHEQAPLSNHQLGEKSLSNHKSREYASSYRTWEHSLSNQKPSKHASSNHKSREYSSSNHKTWDHSSTNHKACEHASSNYKPQVHILSNHKALEHNMSNHKTEHASSNHKSQDYISSNHNAKDHVSSSYNSREHVYSNHHPKQHNPSNHKINEHGVIDQRLDGFTGGWTAESTLRWSPAHSRLTEQDEERMNDYTVDMGLQCPDSQTSRGLGQESPAPKNNRLRSRGLRPVREGSMDSVQMLDNLNVATELEEWPLHRDLTLSPPLKSQPITLEQEGEHLTLKSNSGSSSILVVMVILLNIGVAILFIHFFI